The Thermus filiformis genome contains a region encoding:
- the folK gene encoding 2-amino-4-hydroxy-6-hydroxymethyldihydropteridine diphosphokinase, which translates to MRAYVALGSNLGDRALYLLEGLARLSRLPGTRLLRLSPVYETLPVGPPQPLYLNQVAELETALPPEDLLDALLEVEKALGRVRRERWGPRTLDLDLLLYGDRVLATSRLVLPHPRLHERAFVLVPLCDLIPGARHPLLGKTFAELLEALDTRGVRRVL; encoded by the coding sequence GTGCGCGCGTACGTGGCCCTGGGCTCCAACCTCGGCGACCGGGCCCTTTACCTCCTAGAAGGGCTGGCCCGGCTCTCCCGGCTTCCCGGGACCCGCCTCCTCCGCCTATCCCCCGTGTACGAGACCCTTCCCGTGGGGCCGCCCCAGCCCCTTTACCTGAACCAGGTGGCCGAGCTCGAGACCGCCCTGCCCCCCGAGGACCTCCTGGACGCCCTTCTGGAAGTGGAAAAGGCTTTGGGCCGGGTGCGGAGGGAGCGGTGGGGGCCCAGGACCTTGGACCTGGACCTCCTCCTCTACGGCGACCGGGTCCTCGCCACTTCCCGGCTGGTCCTGCCCCACCCCCGGCTCCACGAGCGGGCCTTCGTCCTGGTGCCCCTTTGCGACCTCATCCCGGGGGCGCGCCACCCCCTTTTGGGCAAGACCTTCGCCGAGCTCCTCGAGGCCCTGGACACCCGGGGCGTCCGGC
- the lysJ gene encoding [LysW]-aminoadipate semialdehyde transaminase LysJ has protein sequence MVQTDWRALLEAEKTLDSGVYTKHDLLIVRGKGARVWDAEGNEYIDCVGGYGVANLGHANPEVVEAVKRQAETLLSMPQTLPTEARARFYLALTSVLPPELNRVFPTNSGTEANEAALKFARAATGRKKFVAAMRGFSGRTMGSLSVTWEPKYREPFLPLVEPVAFIPYNDVEALRQAVDEETAAVILEPVQGEGGVRPATREFLEAAREVTREKGALLILDEIQTGMGRTGTRFAFERYGVVPDILTLAKALGGGVPLGAAVMRKEVAEKMPKGGHGTTFGGNPLAMAAGVAALEYLEKTRLWERAERLGRWFMEELRKIPSPKVREVRGLGLMVGLELKEKSLPYIQRLEKEHHVLTLAAGPNVIRFLPPLVIEEEDLAKVVEAVRAVL, from the coding sequence GTGGTACAGACCGATTGGCGAGCGCTTCTGGAGGCGGAGAAGACCCTGGACTCGGGGGTGTACACCAAGCACGACCTCCTGATCGTGCGGGGCAAGGGGGCCCGGGTCTGGGACGCGGAGGGGAACGAGTACATAGACTGCGTGGGCGGGTACGGGGTGGCCAACCTGGGCCACGCCAACCCCGAGGTGGTGGAGGCGGTCAAGCGCCAGGCGGAGACCCTCCTCTCCATGCCCCAGACCCTGCCCACCGAGGCCCGGGCCCGGTTCTACCTGGCCCTGACCTCCGTCCTGCCCCCGGAGCTCAACCGGGTCTTCCCGACGAACTCCGGCACCGAGGCCAACGAGGCCGCCCTTAAGTTCGCCCGGGCGGCCACCGGGCGGAAGAAGTTCGTGGCCGCCATGCGGGGCTTCTCTGGGAGGACGATGGGGAGCCTATCCGTCACCTGGGAGCCCAAGTACCGGGAGCCTTTTTTGCCCCTGGTGGAGCCCGTGGCCTTCATCCCCTACAACGACGTGGAGGCCCTAAGGCAGGCGGTGGACGAGGAGACGGCGGCGGTCATCCTCGAGCCCGTCCAGGGGGAGGGCGGGGTGCGCCCCGCCACCCGGGAGTTCCTGGAGGCGGCCCGGGAGGTCACCCGCGAAAAGGGCGCCCTCCTCATCCTGGACGAGATCCAGACCGGCATGGGGCGCACGGGGACGCGGTTCGCCTTTGAGCGCTACGGGGTCGTCCCGGACATCCTGACCCTGGCCAAGGCCCTGGGGGGCGGGGTGCCCCTGGGGGCGGCGGTGATGCGGAAGGAGGTGGCGGAAAAGATGCCCAAGGGCGGGCACGGGACCACCTTCGGCGGCAACCCCCTGGCCATGGCCGCGGGGGTGGCCGCCCTGGAGTACCTGGAAAAGACCCGTCTTTGGGAGCGGGCGGAGCGGCTTGGCCGCTGGTTCATGGAGGAGCTTCGCAAGATCCCCTCGCCCAAGGTGCGGGAGGTGCGGGGCCTGGGGCTGATGGTGGGCCTCGAGCTCAAGGAGAAGTCCCTCCCCTACATCCAGCGGCTGGAGAAGGAGCACCACGTCCTCACCTTGGCCGCGGGGCCCAACGTCATCCGCTTCCTGCCCCCCCTGGTCATAGAGGAGGAGGACCTGGCAAAGGTGGTGGAGGCGGTGCGGGCCGTGCTATGA
- a CDS encoding [LysW]-lysine hydrolase, producing MSLDPVEFLKGALEIPSPSGQERLLAEYLAEGMERLGMRAWVDEADNARGQLGEGPLQVVLLGHIDTVTGTVPVRLEGNRLFGRGAVDAKGPFVSFIFAAAGLPNEALSRLTLHLVGATEEEVPSSKGARFVAPRLAPDLVVIGEPSGWEGITLGYKGRLLVKVRREKDHFHSAHHEPNAAEELISYFVAIKAWAEAMNVGQKPFDQVQYTLRDFKVHPAELRQVAEMFFDLRLPPRLPPEEAIRHLTAYAPPTLELEFFGREVPYLGPKDTPLTRALRWGIRKAGGRPVFKLKTGTSDMNVLAPHWKVPMVAYGPGDSSLDHTPYEHIEVEEFLKGIEALRNALLYLAGV from the coding sequence ATGAGCCTGGACCCGGTGGAGTTCCTAAAGGGGGCCCTGGAGATCCCCAGCCCCTCGGGCCAGGAGCGCCTTTTGGCGGAGTACCTGGCCGAGGGGATGGAGCGGCTGGGGATGCGGGCCTGGGTGGACGAGGCGGACAACGCCCGGGGCCAGCTGGGAGAAGGCCCCTTACAGGTGGTCCTCCTGGGGCACATTGACACCGTGACCGGGACGGTGCCGGTGCGGCTCGAGGGAAACCGGCTCTTCGGCCGGGGGGCGGTGGACGCCAAGGGCCCCTTCGTGAGCTTCATCTTCGCCGCCGCCGGCCTTCCTAATGAGGCGCTTTCCCGCCTCACCCTCCACCTGGTGGGGGCCACGGAGGAGGAGGTGCCCAGCTCCAAGGGGGCCCGGTTCGTGGCCCCCAGGCTCGCCCCGGACCTGGTGGTCATCGGGGAGCCCTCCGGCTGGGAGGGGATCACCCTGGGGTACAAGGGCCGGCTCCTGGTGAAGGTGCGGCGGGAGAAGGACCACTTCCACTCCGCCCACCACGAGCCCAACGCCGCCGAGGAGCTCATCAGCTACTTCGTGGCCATCAAGGCCTGGGCCGAGGCCATGAACGTGGGCCAGAAGCCCTTTGACCAGGTCCAGTACACCCTCCGCGACTTCAAGGTCCACCCGGCGGAGCTCAGGCAGGTGGCGGAGATGTTCTTTGACCTCCGCCTCCCCCCGAGGCTCCCCCCGGAGGAGGCCATCCGCCACCTCACCGCCTACGCCCCCCCCACCCTGGAGCTGGAGTTCTTCGGCCGGGAGGTGCCCTACCTGGGCCCCAAGGACACCCCCCTGACCCGGGCCCTGCGGTGGGGGATCCGGAAGGCGGGGGGGAGGCCGGTCTTCAAGCTCAAGACCGGGACGAGCGACATGAACGTCCTGGCCCCCCACTGGAAGGTGCCCATGGTGGCCTACGGCCCGGGGGACTCGAGCCTGGACCACACCCCTTACGAGCATATAGAGGTGGAGGAGTTCCTAAAGGGCATAGAGGCGCTGAGAAACGCCCTCCTCTACCTGGCGGGGGTCTGA
- a CDS encoding HrcA family transcriptional regulator, with the protein MTARQRALLHLLVERYIQTQAPVPSARLAEALGLSPALARYELIALEEEGLVQKPHASAGRIPTRKGYQQYALSLLPPSPLPRETVAPLARAMEGSREPELLLVKVASRLSGYPALLRLRPRRAPRVLEVHLSHLEGPAGREVLAVAVLEGGRVREVRLPLEVLPERLAQAEALLRRFRLEEMPEPPAGLEELFARLKRALSQEERLEYREGLGLVLSEPEAEDPAFVKEVVAAFEGESEEVLTPPGRVNLRIGERAGISMVQAGLMGGEYLGELTLLGPLRMRYQEALAVAYSLGQVYTQVYAG; encoded by the coding sequence GTGACGGCCAGGCAGCGGGCCCTCCTCCACCTTCTGGTGGAGCGGTACATCCAGACCCAAGCCCCGGTGCCCTCGGCCAGGCTGGCCGAGGCCCTGGGGCTTTCCCCCGCCCTGGCCCGGTACGAGCTCATCGCCTTGGAGGAGGAAGGGCTGGTGCAGAAGCCCCACGCCTCCGCGGGGCGGATCCCCACCCGGAAGGGGTACCAGCAGTACGCCCTCTCCCTCCTGCCCCCCAGCCCCCTCCCCCGGGAGACCGTGGCCCCACTGGCCCGGGCGATGGAGGGCTCGAGGGAGCCCGAGCTCCTTCTGGTGAAGGTGGCCTCCCGGCTTTCCGGCTACCCCGCCCTGCTCCGGCTCCGTCCCCGCCGCGCCCCCCGGGTGTTGGAGGTCCACCTCTCCCACCTGGAAGGCCCCGCCGGGCGGGAGGTCCTGGCGGTGGCGGTCCTGGAGGGGGGGAGGGTGCGGGAGGTGCGGCTTCCCCTGGAGGTGCTGCCGGAGAGGCTGGCCCAGGCGGAGGCCCTCCTCCGCCGCTTCCGGCTGGAGGAGATGCCCGAGCCCCCCGCCGGGCTGGAGGAGCTCTTCGCCCGCCTCAAGCGGGCCCTTTCCCAGGAGGAGCGGCTCGAGTACCGGGAGGGGCTGGGCCTGGTCCTCTCCGAGCCCGAGGCGGAGGACCCGGCCTTCGTCAAGGAGGTGGTGGCCGCCTTTGAGGGGGAGAGCGAGGAGGTCCTGACCCCCCCGGGCCGGGTCAACCTGCGCATCGGGGAGCGGGCGGGGATCTCCATGGTCCAGGCGGGGCTCATGGGGGGGGAGTACCTGGGGGAGCTCACCCTCCTGGGGCCCCTCAGAATGCGCTACCAGGAGGCTTTGGCCGTGGCGTACAGCCTGGGCCAGGTGTATACTCAGGTCTATGCGGGTTGA
- the moaD gene encoding molybdopterin converting factor subunit 1, with protein MRVEVRLFALYREQAGQDRLSLALPEGARVKDLAEALKRRFPGLALEGGMAAVNQDLAGPDTPLKEGDEVAFLPPVSGGEGEENLGLTREPLDLKALVDWATRPQYGAVVSFLGTTRSPNRGAEVAFLEYEAYEEMALKTMRALVQEMRARFAIGRVALWHRLGRVEPSEASIAIVVSARHRKEAFLAAEYAIDRVKQVLPVWKKEYRPDGSFWVEGYAPEGFRL; from the coding sequence ATGCGGGTTGAGGTCCGGCTTTTCGCCCTTTACCGGGAGCAGGCGGGACAGGACCGCCTGAGCCTCGCCCTCCCCGAGGGGGCGCGGGTGAAGGACCTGGCGGAGGCCCTGAAGCGCCGCTTCCCCGGCCTGGCCCTCGAGGGCGGGATGGCCGCGGTGAACCAGGACCTGGCGGGGCCGGACACCCCCCTCAAGGAGGGGGACGAGGTGGCCTTTCTGCCCCCGGTCTCGGGGGGGGAGGGGGAGGAGAACCTGGGCCTCACCCGGGAGCCCCTGGACCTGAAGGCCCTGGTGGACTGGGCCACCCGGCCCCAGTACGGGGCGGTGGTGAGCTTTCTGGGCACCACCCGGAGCCCGAACCGGGGGGCGGAGGTGGCCTTTTTAGAGTACGAGGCCTACGAGGAGATGGCCCTCAAGACCATGCGGGCCCTGGTCCAGGAGATGCGGGCCCGCTTCGCCATCGGCCGGGTGGCCCTGTGGCACCGGCTGGGCCGGGTGGAGCCCTCCGAGGCCTCCATCGCCATCGTGGTCTCGGCCCGGCACCGGAAGGAGGCCTTTTTGGCCGCGGAGTACGCCATAGACCGGGTCAAGCAGGTCCTGCCCGTCTGGAAGAAGGAGTACCGGCCGGACGGGAGCTTTTGGGTGGAGGGGTACGCCCCGGAGGGGTTCCGCCTTTGA
- the rlmN gene encoding 23S rRNA (adenine(2503)-C(2))-methyltransferase RlmN: MESLLELFPEELPLEGFRKRQLAHWIWARGARSFAEMTDLPKALRASLEERYSLSAFQLVEAYPSQDGSVKYLFTLWDGKKTEAVYMPYENRKTVCLSSMVGCPAGCTFCATGALGFGRNLTAGEILDQLRAIAYHQGISPRDIRNVVLMGMGEPLLNLDNVLKAARLMLHPEGLALSPRRVTLSTVGIPRGILRLAEEDLGLRLALSLHAPDDETRRRIIPTAHRYRVAEIMEAVRAYYQTTRRRVTFEYTLLKGINDHPWQARALAGLLKGISAHVNLIPFNPWEGSPVEGTPRKDILAFAEELKRLGVPTSIRFSRGRDVGAACGQLALKAPPSLVPPQL, translated from the coding sequence ATGGAGTCTTTACTGGAGCTATTCCCCGAGGAGCTGCCCCTCGAGGGCTTCCGCAAGCGCCAGCTCGCCCACTGGATCTGGGCGCGGGGGGCGCGGAGCTTCGCCGAGATGACCGACCTCCCCAAGGCCCTTAGGGCCTCTTTGGAGGAGCGGTACAGCCTGAGCGCCTTCCAGCTGGTGGAGGCCTACCCGAGCCAAGACGGGAGCGTGAAGTACCTCTTCACGCTCTGGGACGGGAAGAAGACCGAGGCCGTCTACATGCCCTACGAGAACCGCAAGACGGTCTGCCTCTCCAGCATGGTGGGCTGCCCGGCCGGGTGCACCTTCTGCGCCACCGGGGCCTTGGGCTTCGGCCGGAACCTGACCGCGGGGGAGATCCTGGACCAGCTCAGGGCCATCGCCTACCACCAGGGGATAAGCCCCCGGGATATCCGGAACGTGGTCCTGATGGGGATGGGGGAGCCCCTCCTCAACCTGGACAACGTCCTGAAGGCGGCCCGCCTCATGCTCCACCCGGAGGGGCTGGCCTTAAGCCCCAGGCGGGTCACCCTCTCCACCGTGGGGATCCCCCGGGGGATCCTGCGGCTCGCCGAGGAGGACCTGGGCCTGCGGCTCGCCCTCTCCCTCCACGCCCCGGACGACGAGACCCGGCGGAGGATCATCCCCACCGCCCACCGGTACCGGGTGGCGGAGATCATGGAGGCCGTCCGGGCCTACTACCAGACCACCCGGCGCCGGGTGACCTTTGAGTACACCCTCCTCAAGGGGATCAACGACCACCCCTGGCAGGCCCGGGCCCTGGCGGGGCTTCTCAAGGGCATCTCCGCCCACGTGAACCTCATCCCCTTCAACCCCTGGGAAGGCTCCCCGGTGGAGGGGACGCCCAGAAAGGACATCCTGGCCTTCGCCGAGGAGCTGAAGCGCCTGGGGGTGCCCACCTCCATCCGCTTCAGCCGGGGCCGGGACGTGGGGGCGGCCTGCGGCCAGCTGGCCCTTAAGGCCCCACCCAGCCTGGTCCCGCCCCAGCTTTAG
- a CDS encoding acyl-CoA dehydrogenase family protein — protein MALWFEESQEERAVLGPLREFLRAEVAPKAAERDEKGVFPWDLVRKLAEFGVFGAVVPEAYGGAGLSTRLFARMVEEIAYVDGSLALTVASHNSLATGHILLAGNERQKETFLPKLASGEALGAWGLTEPGSGSDAAALRTRAEEVPGGFLLNGTKQFITQGSVAGVYVVNARTDPAPEGKKHLGLSAFVFFRPERGLRVGRKEDKLGLRSSDTAQLVLEDLFVPQEALLGERGKGFYDVLRVLDGGRIGIAAMAVGLGRAALDYALRYAKEREQFGRPIAEFEGVSFKLAEMATDLEAARLLYLKAAELKDAGRPFTLEAAQAKLFASEKAVRACDEAIQILGGYGYIRDYPVERYWRDARLTRIGEGTSEILKLVIARKILEKV, from the coding sequence ATGGCGCTCTGGTTTGAGGAAAGCCAGGAGGAGCGGGCGGTCCTGGGTCCCCTGCGGGAGTTCCTACGGGCGGAGGTGGCCCCTAAGGCGGCGGAGCGGGACGAGAAGGGGGTTTTCCCCTGGGACCTGGTGCGCAAGCTCGCCGAGTTCGGGGTCTTCGGGGCGGTGGTGCCTGAGGCCTACGGGGGGGCGGGGCTTTCCACCCGGCTCTTCGCCCGCATGGTGGAGGAGATCGCCTACGTGGACGGCTCCTTGGCCCTCACGGTGGCGAGCCACAACTCCCTGGCCACGGGGCACATCCTCCTTGCGGGGAACGAGCGGCAGAAGGAGACCTTCCTGCCCAAGCTGGCCTCGGGGGAGGCCCTCGGGGCCTGGGGCCTGACCGAGCCGGGCTCGGGCTCGGACGCGGCGGCCCTGAGGACCCGGGCGGAGGAGGTCCCGGGGGGGTTCCTTCTGAACGGGACCAAGCAGTTCATCACCCAGGGGAGCGTGGCCGGGGTGTACGTGGTGAACGCCCGGACCGACCCGGCCCCGGAGGGGAAGAAGCACCTGGGCCTTTCCGCCTTCGTCTTCTTCCGGCCCGAGCGGGGGCTTAGGGTGGGGCGGAAGGAGGATAAGCTGGGCCTGAGGAGCTCGGACACCGCCCAGCTCGTCCTGGAGGACCTCTTCGTCCCCCAGGAGGCCCTTTTGGGGGAGCGGGGGAAGGGGTTTTACGACGTCTTGAGGGTCCTGGACGGGGGGCGGATCGGGATCGCGGCCATGGCGGTGGGCCTGGGGCGGGCGGCCTTGGACTACGCCCTCCGCTACGCCAAGGAGCGGGAGCAGTTCGGCCGGCCCATCGCGGAGTTTGAGGGGGTGTCCTTCAAGCTGGCCGAGATGGCCACGGACCTGGAGGCCGCCCGGCTTCTTTACCTGAAGGCGGCGGAGCTCAAGGACGCGGGGAGGCCTTTTACCCTCGAGGCCGCCCAGGCCAAGCTCTTCGCCAGCGAAAAGGCGGTGCGGGCCTGCGATGAGGCCATCCAGATCCTGGGCGGCTACGGCTACATCCGCGACTACCCGGTGGAGCGCTACTGGCGGGACGCCCGCCTCACCCGCATCGGGGAGGGGACGAGCGAGATCCTCAAGCTGGTCATCGCCCGGAAGATCCTGGAGAAGGTCTAA
- a CDS encoding MFS transporter: MPPLAILFLTLFNSILGLSILFPILGPLARELGLSEVQVGLFSTGYALMQFVFSPYWGRRSEGGRKPVLLLGILGFGLSFGLFGLFATLGERGLLKGSLLFLLLLLTRLLGGVLSSATLPTAQAYVADLTGRESRTGGMALLGAAFGLGVVFGPALGALLSRYGLLVPVYFSAGLAFLNALFVLRFLPESRARGEGPPPRLSPLDPRFFPLLALGFILSLSSVALEQTVAFYFQDRLGLSATETARKVGLALVFYGLAAVLVQGGLVRRLKVPPRTLFLLGLPVALLGYLGLLLGRGYLALTLGLVLQGAGQALATPGVTAALSLSAGEGEQGGVAGLNSSAQALGRMLGPLLGTGLYQLSPSLPYLASALLTLLGLLLALRLKEPGRSPG, translated from the coding sequence ATGCCGCCCTTGGCCATCCTCTTCCTCACCCTCTTCAACAGCATCCTGGGCCTCTCCATCCTCTTCCCCATCCTGGGGCCCCTGGCCCGGGAGCTGGGGCTTTCCGAGGTGCAGGTGGGCCTCTTCTCCACCGGCTACGCCCTGATGCAGTTCGTCTTCTCCCCCTACTGGGGCAGGCGGAGCGAGGGGGGGAGGAAGCCCGTTTTGCTCCTGGGCATCCTGGGCTTCGGCCTCTCCTTCGGGCTTTTCGGCCTCTTCGCCACCCTGGGGGAAAGGGGCCTCCTAAAGGGTTCCCTCCTCTTCCTTCTCCTCCTCCTGACCCGGCTTCTGGGAGGGGTCCTCTCCTCCGCCACCCTGCCCACCGCCCAGGCCTACGTGGCCGACCTCACGGGGCGGGAGAGCCGCACCGGGGGGATGGCCCTTTTGGGGGCGGCCTTCGGCCTCGGGGTGGTCTTCGGCCCCGCCCTGGGGGCCCTCCTCTCCCGGTACGGCCTTTTGGTGCCCGTCTACTTCTCCGCCGGCCTGGCCTTCTTGAACGCCCTCTTCGTCCTGCGCTTCCTCCCCGAGTCCCGCGCCCGAGGGGAGGGTCCGCCCCCCAGGCTCTCCCCCCTGGACCCCCGGTTCTTCCCCCTTCTGGCCCTGGGGTTCATCCTCTCCCTCTCCTCGGTGGCCCTGGAGCAGACGGTGGCCTTCTACTTCCAGGACCGGCTGGGCCTAAGCGCCACGGAAACGGCGCGCAAGGTGGGGCTGGCCCTGGTCTTCTATGGCCTGGCGGCGGTCCTGGTCCAGGGGGGGCTGGTGCGTAGGCTCAAGGTCCCGCCCAGGACCCTCTTCCTCCTGGGCCTCCCCGTGGCCCTTCTGGGCTATCTGGGCCTCCTCCTGGGGAGGGGCTACCTGGCCCTGACCCTGGGCCTGGTCCTCCAGGGGGCCGGGCAGGCCCTGGCCACCCCCGGGGTGACCGCGGCCCTCTCCTTAAGCGCCGGGGAGGGGGAGCAGGGCGGGGTGGCGGGGCTCAACTCCAGCGCCCAGGCCCTGGGCCGGATGCTGGGGCCGCTTCTGGGGACCGGCCTCTACCAGCTCAGCCCCAGCCTCCCCTACCTGGCCAGCGCCCTCCTCACCCTCCTTGGCCTCCTCCTGGCCCTAAGGCTAAAAGAGCCCGGAAGGTCTCCAGGTTGA
- a CDS encoding DUF72 domain-containing protein — translation MRVFLGTGGFAYEDWVGLLYPSPRRQDWLRYYAERMNALEVNATFYALPGERTFLGLLKKSEGRLHFALKLHRSMTHDRNAPPEAYERLKGAVRPLREAGLLGPFLAQFPQSFHRTPENRRYLLELAGRFEGERLAVEFRHASWHREEVYRAFRERGLIFVCPDYPRLPGLPPFRFVATSSTAYLRLSGRNAKAWHEATSAAERHDYRYSEEELRVFAEALKAHAEDLEEAWVIFNNTTKGHALFNLETFRALLALGPGGGQGG, via the coding sequence ATGCGGGTTTTCCTGGGCACGGGGGGGTTCGCCTACGAGGACTGGGTGGGCCTCCTCTACCCTAGCCCCCGGCGCCAGGACTGGCTCCGCTACTACGCGGAGCGGATGAATGCTCTCGAGGTGAACGCCACCTTCTACGCCCTCCCGGGAGAGAGGACCTTCCTGGGCCTCCTGAAGAAGAGCGAGGGCCGCCTTCACTTCGCCCTTAAGCTCCACCGGAGCATGACCCACGATCGGAACGCCCCGCCCGAGGCCTACGAGCGCCTGAAGGGGGCGGTCCGCCCCCTGCGGGAGGCGGGCCTTCTCGGCCCCTTCCTGGCCCAGTTCCCCCAGAGCTTCCACCGCACCCCGGAGAACCGCCGCTACCTCCTGGAGCTTGCGGGCCGGTTTGAGGGGGAGAGGCTCGCGGTGGAGTTCCGCCACGCGAGCTGGCACCGGGAGGAGGTCTACCGGGCCTTCCGGGAGCGGGGCTTGATCTTCGTCTGCCCGGACTACCCGAGGCTTCCGGGCCTTCCCCCGTTCCGGTTCGTGGCCACCTCGAGCACCGCCTACCTCCGGCTTTCCGGCCGCAACGCTAAAGCTTGGCACGAGGCCACCTCCGCCGCCGAGCGGCACGACTACCGCTACAGCGAGGAGGAGCTCCGGGTCTTCGCCGAGGCCCTGAAGGCGCACGCAGAGGACCTGGAAGAGGCTTGGGTCATCTTCAACAACACCACCAAGGGCCACGCCCTCTTCAACCTGGAGACCTTCCGGGCTCTTTTAGCCTTAGGGCCAGGAGGAGGCCAAGGAGGGTGA
- the recF gene encoding DNA replication/repair protein RecF (All proteins in this family for which functions are known are DNA-binding proteins that assist the filamentation of RecA onto DNA for the initiation of recombination or recombinational repair.), translating to MRLLRLRQRNFRNLRTPELLPPPGPFALVGGNAQGKTSLLLAVHLVLGGEVRGGLLDQVRFGEKEAWLYAEVETELGTYRLEARIGPEGRSVLLGGAPVPLKEVYALPGSVLLGPEDQALVLGGKEERRGFLDRLLIRFSDRYRALLSAYEKALRQRNALLKAGQDLAAWDQALARYGSEILLLRRRLLKRLGPLAREIHRALAPGELELALEETAPPEGFLEALRSRREEERERGMTLVGPHRDDLLLLLNGRLAPRFASRGEARAIALALRLSEHRLLAEHYGEPPLLLLDEWDQELDEARRLALLAYARAQPQALLASTEPPPGLPVCWVEEGVVRCGG from the coding sequence GTGCGCCTTCTTCGCCTCCGCCAAAGGAACTTCCGCAACCTCCGCACCCCCGAGCTCCTCCCGCCCCCGGGCCCCTTCGCCCTGGTGGGGGGGAACGCCCAGGGGAAGACCTCCCTTCTCCTCGCCGTCCACCTGGTCCTGGGGGGGGAGGTGCGGGGAGGGCTTCTGGACCAGGTCCGCTTCGGAGAAAAGGAGGCCTGGCTCTACGCGGAGGTGGAGACGGAGCTTGGGACCTACCGCCTCGAGGCCCGCATCGGCCCGGAGGGGCGGAGCGTCCTCCTGGGTGGGGCCCCGGTGCCCCTGAAGGAGGTCTACGCCCTGCCGGGCTCGGTCCTTTTGGGCCCTGAGGACCAGGCCCTGGTCCTGGGGGGGAAGGAGGAGCGGAGGGGGTTTTTGGACCGGCTCCTCATCCGCTTCTCCGACCGGTACCGGGCCCTCCTCTCCGCCTACGAGAAGGCCCTCCGCCAGCGGAACGCCCTCCTCAAGGCCGGGCAGGACCTCGCCGCCTGGGACCAGGCCCTGGCCCGCTACGGGAGCGAGATCCTCCTCCTGAGGCGAAGGCTCCTCAAGCGGCTCGGGCCGCTCGCGCGGGAGATCCACCGGGCCCTGGCCCCCGGGGAGTTGGAGCTGGCCCTGGAGGAGACCGCCCCCCCGGAGGGCTTCCTGGAAGCCCTCCGGTCGCGGCGGGAGGAGGAGCGGGAGCGGGGCATGACCCTGGTGGGGCCGCACCGGGACGACCTCCTCCTCCTCCTGAACGGCCGCCTTGCCCCCCGGTTCGCGAGCCGCGGAGAGGCCCGGGCCATCGCCCTGGCCCTTCGGCTTTCGGAGCACCGCCTGTTGGCGGAGCACTACGGGGAGCCCCCCCTCCTCCTCCTGGACGAGTGGGACCAGGAGCTGGACGAGGCCCGGCGCCTGGCCCTTTTGGCCTACGCCCGCGCCCAGCCCCAGGCCCTCCTGGCGAGCACCGAGCCCCCCCCGGGCCTTCCCGTATGCTGGGTAGAGGAGGGGGTGGTCCGGTGCGGCGGCTGA
- a CDS encoding DUF721 domain-containing protein, giving the protein MLGRGGGGPVRRLKEVLPQALPRNWKGGLRRGQVLAYWKRVAGSPLDRLTEAVRLEEGVLFVEVPDPVLLHHLTYARMDFLRRFEEAFPGVVREIRFTLGRRLEAGPSPEAPRPQEEDLEAQKKAQALSAAAPPGLRAVVERAALALLKGRQGEPCPICETPSPVHPCPTCRRLLEDPVVEKEARRLAQGRPPRLEGEAHRVALHLAKERLKGQLLDLFPQAVGAKEEREALLLLLSDLARRYAALAGWEAVPQAVRSLVPPQLGLRQAGDPGKPPHPGPGQDGGPG; this is encoded by the coding sequence ATGCTGGGTAGAGGAGGGGGTGGTCCGGTGCGGCGGCTGAAGGAGGTCCTGCCCCAGGCGCTGCCCCGCAACTGGAAAGGCGGGCTCAGGCGGGGCCAGGTCCTGGCCTACTGGAAGCGGGTGGCCGGCTCCCCCCTGGACCGGCTGACCGAGGCGGTGCGCCTGGAGGAGGGGGTCCTGTTCGTGGAGGTCCCCGACCCCGTCTTGCTCCACCACCTCACCTACGCCCGGATGGACTTCCTGAGGAGGTTTGAGGAGGCCTTCCCGGGGGTGGTGCGGGAGATCCGCTTCACCCTGGGAAGGCGCCTCGAGGCCGGCCCCTCCCCGGAGGCTCCCAGGCCCCAGGAAGAGGACCTCGAGGCCCAAAAGAAGGCCCAGGCCCTCTCCGCCGCCGCCCCCCCGGGGCTTAGGGCCGTGGTGGAGCGGGCGGCCCTGGCCCTCCTCAAGGGGCGCCAGGGCGAGCCCTGCCCCATCTGCGAGACCCCGAGCCCCGTCCACCCCTGCCCCACCTGCCGCCGCCTCCTAGAGGACCCGGTGGTGGAGAAGGAGGCCCGCCGCCTGGCCCAGGGCCGGCCCCCGCGCCTCGAGGGCGAGGCCCACCGGGTGGCCCTCCACCTGGCCAAGGAGCGGCTAAAGGGCCAGCTTCTGGACCTCTTCCCCCAGGCGGTGGGGGCAAAGGAGGAGCGGGAGGCCCTCCTCCTTCTCCTTTCGGACCTGGCCCGGCGCTATGCGGCCCTGGCCGGGTGGGAGGCGGTGCCGCAGGCGGTGCGCTCCCTAGTGCCACCCCAGCTTGGCTTGCGCCAAGCTGGGGACCCCGGCAAACCACCCCATCCCGGCCCAGGCCAGGATGGGGGCCCCGGTTGA